From Candidatus Electrothrix rattekaaiensis, one genomic window encodes:
- a CDS encoding OmpA family protein, which yields MHIFFRLLPAFFITALLFGCAEQRIEQMHPPTEEKDMFVLLPDQDGKVGEITISNKAGTTTLSKANESVQVTSNHLPARTKILAAPYIQKNFNDTLQAIPGTADQYILFFSSGTIKLTKESQKQLPLILKRIKERLPCEISIIGHTDTEADNEYNFALALKRATHVKNQLLAIGAPRKLLEVSSHGENDPMIPTKNNTAEPNNRRVEIFIR from the coding sequence ATGCATATTTTTTTTCGCCTCCTGCCCGCCTTCTTTATCACAGCCCTTTTATTCGGCTGTGCTGAACAAAGGATTGAACAAATGCATCCACCTACGGAAGAAAAGGATATGTTCGTCCTGCTTCCTGACCAAGACGGCAAGGTGGGAGAAATCACCATCTCCAATAAAGCAGGCACAACCACCCTGTCCAAGGCAAACGAGTCCGTTCAAGTAACAAGTAACCATCTACCTGCACGAACTAAGATTCTTGCTGCCCCCTATATTCAGAAAAATTTCAACGATACCTTACAGGCTATCCCTGGTACAGCGGACCAATATATTCTCTTTTTCTCTTCTGGAACAATAAAGCTGACCAAGGAGTCCCAAAAACAACTCCCCCTCATCCTGAAAAGAATAAAAGAACGACTCCCCTGTGAAATCTCCATCATCGGTCACACAGACACCGAGGCAGACAACGAATACAATTTCGCTCTGGCCTTGAAAAGAGCTACCCATGTAAAAAATCAACTTCTCGCTATCGGTGCCCCCCGAAAATTACTTGAGGTCTCCTCCCACGGAGAAAACGATCCCATGATCCCCACAAAAAACAATACTGCTGAACCGAACAACAGAAGGGTGGAAATCTTTATCCGATAA
- a CDS encoding FecR family protein: MLRKKITLSLLAVLLLAPPAAFAQEFVGGLRKVNGSGTIIRDGQQIIAKDGIQIKMGDKLITGANGSLGVIFTDNTRISLGSESEININHYVFQPDQGTFSFLTELVQGTASYISGAIGKLSPKSVKFKTPTAVVGVRGTSFLVKTAPKK, from the coding sequence GTTGAGAAAAAAAATTACCCTATCACTTCTTGCCGTTTTACTGCTCGCACCACCGGCAGCCTTTGCTCAGGAATTTGTCGGCGGATTAAGAAAGGTAAACGGATCCGGGACCATTATCCGCGATGGTCAACAGATCATAGCAAAAGATGGCATCCAGATTAAAATGGGTGATAAACTCATCACCGGAGCAAATGGATCTTTGGGCGTTATCTTTACGGATAACACCAGAATATCTCTGGGATCAGAAAGCGAAATCAATATCAATCATTATGTCTTTCAACCGGATCAAGGCACTTTTTCCTTTCTGACAGAGCTGGTTCAGGGAACCGCTTCATATATCTCAGGAGCTATCGGTAAACTCTCGCCCAAATCCGTAAAATTCAAAACCCCAACCGCAGTTGTTGGTGTTAGAGGAACAAGTTTTCTGGTTAAAACGGCACCGAAAAAATAG